A window of Phragmites australis chromosome 2, lpPhrAust1.1, whole genome shotgun sequence genomic DNA:
TGGGGAAAAAAGAAGTCTTGATCTAGATAAAATATCCTGATTTTTTAATCCAAGATTACGACAGATAAACAAGTAGGACTATATTTATGCCCAATCTGAAATACGAGGATAATGGTCTGTCAATTCATCTGGGCATTTGATTGTGCGATCGATAGGCTGTTTGGTGTCAGCATTAACTTGACGAAGCAAGGAGATCATAAAGGAAAAGGGAAGGGCCAGGTGTGGTGTAGATCAGCTACTCAAGGGAAGGAGAAGGACCATGCAACCATGACGGGTGTTAGCCGGAGGAAATTATTATTCGTGATCTCGGTCAGGACCGTTTCAAAGTTCTTTCTTTGAATTTGTTTATGTCAGTGATGGCACCATTTCTGAGATTTTGCAAAGTTCTGCGGCGCGAAATCAGGTCCCGTTTGGAACGTGTGAATTTTTCTTGAATGCTGCTGGATTGAATTGTTCATGCAAAATTTATATGTAACATGGTGGAATGCCATCGACAACTCTTTTTTTTGTCTCGTAGGGTTTTTGATTCGTTGTCGTTAGCTCCTTATTGGCTTTGCCCCTACACAACTGTTGCTTCCTGTAAGAGCAAGGCCATTTGGTATGTAGGTACTACTAAAGATtgggctccataccaaaagcaaGGCAAAGTTAAGCTATTTGAGGCTGCCCTCCTCTGCCGAAAAAGGTAGAAGCTTCCTTCCCACGTTCAGGGCAGAATTTCTGTTGCGGTGAAGGAATTTTCAGGTGCAACTACCGAGCAGGCCAGCACGCATGCCTTGGCTGGATCCAGGCACTCTGCAGCCTGCAATGGGTGCAACAAACTTTTGGTTCTCTTGATCCATGGTTAAAATGTACTAGATTGTATGTACGATGGTGTTATTAGCATCTATAGATAGATACATAATCACCATTTTATTCCCTCGATTTAACCTTCACTGGAAATTGATGCCATTATTATCTCAGTCCAATATTCAGTAATCACCAGCATTCGACATCTAGGTAACTTTGTGGTAGATAGTTTGTCTATTATTTTTTCGAAAGACGGCAAAAGtattgctgatttttttttttacagaaataGAGAATTGACTCAGTTTATAAGAAAAACTATGTTCGAAAGCCTCACAAATGCATGATTTAAAGGAGCCGGGACAACTCCAAAATGACAATACGACCTCAGAACAAAACGACATCCATACCTATGACACAACTATACAATAGGCAAGATCAACCCAACTCAACTCGCGAGCTAACCAACCCAACCACTATCACTCTCAAAACTTGGCCGACGGAGCCCTGCTCCCATGTCGCCATAAGTCGGCCAGCGGAGCCTTGCTCCCACACTGCCACAAACACAACTCTGCCGGTGGAGCTCTGCTCCCACGCTACACCTCTCTGACATAGAAGTTGGCAGCGCGTCGCTTCGGAGGAGCGCACATTGGAATAAAAAGCTGTCATGAAGTGCCAAACCAGCTGAAAGGCCACCGCGAAACGAGGGTGTAGGGGCAAAACCTACAAAAGAAACTTGCGAGTCAAACCGAACCCGATCGAGCTGCCACAAAGCCTACGATCACTACAATGTGAGAACTAGATCTCCAGAGCGATGCCTCCAAGGAGGACGCAACTTCaagtcgccgccgtcgcccatCCGATTGCTTGAACAAGGTTTTCACCTAGAGACCCCAGGAGAGGGGAGTTGGGAGTCAACACCTAAGGAGGAGAATGACGCCTGAGGACGTTTTCGTCATCGATGTCAGTCAAAGACCAGACAAAGCTTTCGCCAGAGGCTCCCATATCTCGCCCCTTGCGCACGGCCAGCCTGTGCAAGGACCAAGACCAAAGCAGCAGCATTGCCGCTTCCACACAGTCACGCCGTCCCACGGACAGCTTGGCATCATGAAACTCCCCAGGGGCCCAGCCTGCAGAAGAGGGGGAGGCtgggcaaggggaggagcaacgCAAGCGCCATGAGCTGAGACTGGCATgatgccaccaccaccagacACAACACCACCTCCACATACGATCATCCCAGTGTCACGAAGCTCCCCACGGGCCTAGTctgcagaagaggaggaggccgagcaaAGGAAGGAGCAACACAAACATCAAAAGCTGGGGAGGAGGGGCGGCCACCACCAGAGGCGCAACATAGGTGCCCCCCCCCCTTGGCAAAAGGCAACATGACGGCGGGAGCGAGAGCCACATCGATGCCCGATAGGTCCAAGAAGACGGCGATGCAGAGCCAACCCTTCTTCGAAAAGGCAAGTAGCAGAACGAGCCCGACGGCCACTGAACCGAGGCACACGTGCGCACCATGAGCAACGGCAGTGTGAGCACCACGATGAATAGAGCCACGGGCAGCACCAGCGACGCCAAGCATCCAGCGGGCCAATGCACGCGCAGTAGCACCAAAACACTAGGATCCCGAGCAGCAAGCTGAAGCAGTAAGAACTCGGCGACCACAAACACCAGGAGGCTCACGAAGGAGAGAAGAAGGTCAGAGGCGGAGAAGAAGCACCACCACAAAGAAGGAGGAGCACACCCCTACACGGGACCCACCGGTGGCACATTGGATCTGGACATCCCTGAGCAGAACCCGGTAGCTACGTGACAGATCCGGCTAACCCCGCGTGGAGCCCGGCGGCGGTGACTCGTGCCACAACCACTCGGTGACACGTCCAATAGCCACCTAAAGATGGATGCGTCCGTCATTACGGTCAGACAGGTGCGGGAGGCGGGCCTGACACGGCTGACGAGGGGGCGGGCGATGCAGCAGCCAGGAACGAGACCTCACCATCGAGGAGGCTGAGCGACCGCACCACGGCCACAGGACACAGCCACAAGCATCCCGATGCAGACCAGCCGGCCCCAGATCTGTGAGCCCTGACGCCAACAGTCACCAAACAACGACAAAAGAGGCAGGAAGGGCCGATGAGCATATTATTATTAAGAGAGGAAAGGAAGAGGAGCGACTTCTCCATTATGTCAGTCGAGGAATGTAACAACTTAACGTGAGCTTGATACTGCCCTCGTGGTTGCTGCAAGGACATGAACGAAAGGACACACATGTAAATCCAGCTCAAGGCTGCAGCACGGTCACCGGAACTGTAAATTGTGTGGTCCAAGCGGCAAACGCTGCCACCTTAAGATCGCAGAGCATGTGCTGAGCCTGAAAGCTCACCAACGTATGGgctgatgcattcatgctaatATAGTAATATGCGCTGCACTATATTACTAGTATGTTGTTAGTGTTGCCTTGTTGGCACCAAGCTATACGCCCTTAGATACTGGTGACCAAATTGGTTCATGTGATTGAGTTGACAATATAGATAGAATATCAATCTTCAACAATGACTCCGTGGCCCAATGGATAAGGCGCTGGTCTACGGAACCAGAGATTCTGGGTTCGATCCCCAGCGGAGTCGTTTGATAGCGTTTTTGCTGTATGTTCAATTTATTTTACAAGTTACAAGAGAGATTGAAATATACTCGGAGATATAATGTTTTTGCTGTATGTGATTATTCAGTAATAACAGTTCAATTTATTTTCTTGTAAGTTGTAAAGTTTCAACAGAGATTGAAATATACTCGCAGATAACACATATTTCTTTTGCTCCTGACCGCAAACGAGGAACCCAATTGTGATAGTTATCCATAGTTACTACTAGTTATTCCATGGTGTGATGTGTCAATGCTTATCTATCTGCCAGTTTATCTAGTAATAACAGTtctattttctcttttcttgatGTTCATAAAGCTCAATGGATATTACAAAACCTCTTCGCTGGTAAGACAGGTAAAACTTGTTCAGAGATAGCGCCGCTCCTAGCGACAAACAAGGAACTCAACTGAGCCTTCGACAGGGATGCAAGGTATTTCTGAGAGTTTCCTCTCTATTTTTCACAGTTAACActgaaaagaaggaaaaaaagtctgagcagcaagtaaTAACTGTGCTACGAAATTTCAGTTCACTGACGAATGCTCTCAACATCAGAACATGGATGTTACCCCAGTGCCCAGATTTAAGTGTGTGCACTTGTGAAAGCTTGAGCCAAATCTGACAGCGATGAGCTACACTAGTAACAACATTTCAGTTGAAAAATAGTAAGTAATATCTTTATTTGTCGATATTGTTCTTAAAGATCCCTTTAAACAAATTATTTGATTATATTCTCAGTTGATAGATGCACAAACTGATTAGAAAGAGCATTTCTAACGACCCTTCTTGAGAAACATCGATTCCCACCACTCTACGACTTTGCAGGAGATGACACTGCAGTTGTCGTGTAGATGGATTTCAGCTGCCTGTTTATGAGCTTGCTGTCATAGAGAGCCAGCTGCAGCTCCATGCCATCCGACCACCATTGCTGTAGCCCATGCGCCTCAAGAAACTTCTGTGGGCCTTTTGATGTCACAAAGAGCTTTGCAACCACATCACCAGCAATCTCACTTGCCTTGCGTTGTTGCTGCTGTACATCGGAAACACCATCGGCTGCTGTGGAAGAGCAAGAAGGAGCGTTGTAATTGCAGCAGATATAATCACTGTTGTTTACATATAAATGTGGCACCCATTTCTTCTCGGTGCGCAACCTCTTCTTGTCACTCGCTTCCTCCTTAGTGCTCTCAAGCGTTGTCGTTGCTTCTTCCTTCAATGGCAGACTTGCTTTGACTTTGTTCCACAGGTAGCTGGCCTTCTCACTCATGCTTCTTACACCCATGGCCAGTGAAAAAGAAGGTGGATTAAACAGATGACACTCCACAAAGACTCCTTGCTTGGCGAGCCCTTTGCAGACTTGTAAGGCAAAGCCAGCTCCCAGGGAGTGACCAGCAACACAAACATTGGCGCTCCCAAATCTGTCAACTGCTGCCTTCAGTGATTCTAAAGCACCAACGAATCTAACGGAACCTTTTAGGCTCTCCCATATCAAGAAACGAAGATCATCCTGCAGATCTCTCTTCATGGTTGGCTTCTGCAGCAGTGTTCCTCTGAGAGCTAACACAGCCCTGGGTGCGCCGCTTGGTCTTATGAGGATGAAATCAGACAATGCAGAAGAACGATCCCACTCAAGCATGGCGCCATAGATGGAGCCGTCTCTCTCATCCACCAATGTCTGCGTGACCTTGTACTTGAAGGGCTTACACCATTTTGGAGCAAGGCCATCCTCCTCGCCTTTCTGGTCCTGCCTGTCAAGTTCAAGCAGGTAGACTGCTTGAATGAAGCAGGCCATTACCATCCTTTTGTAATTTGGATCCTTCCTGCAAATAATTTAAAGCAAGAATGTTAGAATAAAAGGTTGCTGATACATACGGGAGTACACTGAAGTAAAGTTGGGAAAAGAAGTAACATCTTATTTCAAAATGGTCACTTTCACATTGATTTCATGCTTGAAATGTTCTGGAAGCTGGCTCCCCCCATGAACCAACACAGTACTATAGATACTTTTTTCTTGGTGGTTCCTGACAGGAACCTGTGGTGCATTTCCATTGAGGGGTTATATCGATTAAGATTATAATTTAGAATAGTTACATTCCACGGCCATTTCCCCTCAATGCTTTAGAGAATATGTTCCACTTTGTAATGATGTACCGGCAACACGTAGCTTTTCTTTTGCGTTGACTAGAAAACTTGAGCAAAGCAGAAAGACTTAATGCTGAAGTAAAGGCCATAAAAAAGGCCTAAATCACCATGGAAACCAGAGCCACGCAGATACAGAAGCAAAGCGTGTGGACAAACTAGGAAACCACACACAGAACGCGTTTGGTTCAGGAAACTTGAGCTAC
This region includes:
- the LOC133908750 gene encoding GDSL esterase/lipase At4g10955-like; the protein is MACAAAMAIGLAPTPAAVEAKEVGGEEEVVEVEVGGCGGGAVVVAAADAEAEGHPYDFHVSGPRNLPPPNWREIIRSSWKDPNYKRMVMACFIQAVYLLELDRQDQKGEEDGLAPKWCKPFKYKVTQTLVDERDGSIYGAMLEWDRSSALSDFILIRPSGAPRAVLALRGTLLQKPTMKRDLQDDLRFLIWESLKGSVRFVGALESLKAAVDRFGSANVCVAGHSLGAGFALQVCKGLAKQGVFVECHLFNPPSFSLAMGVRSMSEKASYLWNKVKASLPLKEEATTTLESTKEEASDKKRLRTEKKWVPHLYVNNSDYICCNYNAPSCSSTAADGVSDVQQQQRKASEIAGDVVAKLFVTSKGPQKFLEAHGLQQWWSDGMELQLALYDSKLINRQLKSIYTTTAVSSPAKS